In Gimesia benthica, a single window of DNA contains:
- a CDS encoding transthyretin-like family protein encodes MKSTGTPAWFLLFCALCLPLVGCGGAPTDQPDLGTVTGTVTMNGQPLTDVMVVFSPENGRSSMGVTDAEGNYELEYVGDTKGAKIGQHKVSITTAQTDSDSEESGGEESGAPAKETIPPMYNSQTTLTEEVKPGENIINFTLSTE; translated from the coding sequence ATGAAATCGACAGGTACACCAGCCTGGTTCTTATTGTTTTGTGCCCTGTGTCTGCCGCTGGTCGGCTGTGGTGGTGCCCCGACTGACCAGCCCGACCTGGGAACCGTCACCGGGACTGTCACCATGAATGGACAACCACTGACCGACGTGATGGTGGTATTCAGCCCCGAAAATGGTCGCTCTTCCATGGGCGTAACCGACGCCGAAGGAAACTACGAACTGGAATACGTGGGCGACACCAAGGGAGCCAAGATTGGCCAGCACAAAGTGAGTATCACAACAGCCCAGACCGACAGCGATTCTGAAGAATCCGGCGGCGAAGAGAGTGGCGCTCCGGCGAAAGAAACGATTCCTCCCATGTATAATTCACAAACCACTCTGACCGAAGAGGTCAAACCGGGGGAGAACATCATCAACTTTACGCTCAGCACTGAATAA
- a CDS encoding DUF1559 domain-containing protein has protein sequence MKNARRSNRQRGFTLIELLVVIAIIAILIALLLPAVQQAREAARRSTCKNNLKQIGLAMHNYHETFGMFPPGYVEEVLPSNGGSVVDNEGHWAWNAMLLPYLDQAPLYNQLNVGTVPVSTMLNNATVRGSMQKTLPVFRCPSDTGPQIHVEAGRRIMATGGSEFGLAVTNYIASNNSYGLKKDAGTDPTNYANGAFYRNSNVRMRDLTDGSSNVILAGERAYKLGSNNAFAGALYAARDYNATGPAISSAGSSSNQGLISIFGGGAAPINANASTGQGRIAFSSKHVGGAHFLFGDGRVAFLSENIDHRAASIPADSTFEYLIGINDGNVVGEF, from the coding sequence ATGAAGAATGCACGTCGCTCAAATCGCCAGCGGGGTTTTACCCTGATCGAACTGCTGGTGGTCATCGCTATTATTGCTATTTTAATTGCTCTGCTGTTACCAGCTGTACAGCAGGCTCGCGAAGCAGCCCGCCGCAGTACCTGCAAAAACAATCTGAAGCAGATCGGGCTGGCCATGCACAACTACCATGAGACGTTCGGAATGTTTCCCCCGGGATACGTGGAAGAAGTTCTGCCCTCCAATGGCGGTTCAGTTGTTGACAACGAAGGACACTGGGCCTGGAACGCCATGCTGCTTCCATACCTCGATCAGGCACCTCTGTACAATCAGTTGAATGTCGGTACTGTTCCCGTTTCGACCATGCTGAATAATGCCACGGTCCGCGGCTCCATGCAGAAAACACTGCCCGTATTTCGCTGCCCCTCTGATACCGGCCCACAGATTCATGTAGAAGCTGGCCGCCGGATCATGGCCACCGGTGGATCTGAATTTGGTCTGGCCGTCACGAACTACATTGCCTCCAACAACTCATACGGTCTGAAGAAAGACGCCGGTACCGATCCGACCAACTACGCCAACGGTGCGTTTTACCGGAACAGTAACGTACGGATGCGCGACCTGACCGACGGGAGCAGTAATGTGATTCTGGCTGGGGAACGGGCCTACAAGCTGGGTTCGAATAATGCGTTTGCTGGTGCCCTGTATGCTGCCCGTGACTACAACGCCACTGGTCCTGCTATCAGTTCTGCCGGTTCCAGTTCCAACCAGGGACTGATCTCCATCTTTGGTGGTGGAGCCGCTCCCATCAATGCGAATGCTTCAACCGGACAGGGTCGTATCGCATTCAGCAGTAAGCACGTTGGTGGAGCACACTTCCTGTTTGGCGATGGTCGCGTTGCTTTCCTGAGCGAGAACATCGATCACCGTGCCGCCTCCATTCCAGCCGACAGTACGTTCGAATATCTGATCGGCATCAATGACGGCAACGTCGTCGGCGAGTTCTAA
- a CDS encoding sigma-70 family RNA polymerase sigma factor encodes MDNEQHPTDISGDLHVKFLHVFTQHRNQIYSYIFSLLPHRDDAEDVFQRTSLILWKKFPEYDESSSFFSWACGVAFYEVKNFIRVAQRKRLQFREDVIEQLADERAGIPQLKLDQRASTLQECIKKLKDKDRELINQVYREQTPVKELADAAGAAIQTLYNRLNQIRRQLTHCIERTLSYTGEGK; translated from the coding sequence ATGGATAATGAACAGCACCCGACTGACATCTCCGGCGATTTGCATGTGAAATTTTTGCATGTATTTACCCAGCATCGGAACCAGATCTATTCGTATATTTTTTCTCTGCTGCCTCACAGGGATGACGCTGAGGACGTTTTTCAGCGGACCAGTCTGATCCTCTGGAAGAAGTTCCCCGAATACGATGAGTCGAGCAGTTTTTTTTCCTGGGCCTGTGGCGTTGCCTTTTATGAGGTCAAGAACTTCATCAGGGTGGCACAACGCAAACGACTGCAGTTCCGGGAAGATGTGATTGAACAGCTTGCTGACGAGCGGGCCGGGATTCCTCAGCTGAAACTCGATCAACGAGCCAGCACGTTGCAGGAATGTATCAAGAAATTAAAAGATAAAGACCGGGAACTGATTAATCAGGTCTATCGTGAGCAGACTCCTGTCAAGGAACTGGCGGACGCCGCAGGAGCGGCCATTCAGACGTTATATAACAGACTGAATCAGATCCGCCGTCAGTTAACTCACTGTATTGAACGCACGTTGTCATATACAGGAGAGGGAAAATGA